A stretch of Aquificaceae bacterium DNA encodes these proteins:
- the nadA gene encoding quinolinate synthase NadA: MVQLEILKEQELSGEDIKELQEEVRRLAKEKNAVLLAHYYQRPEVQDIADFVGDSLELSRKASQTDADIIVFCGVRFMCETAKIVNPTKKVLHPNPESGCPMADMIKADDVLRLKEKHPDAEVVAYVNTNADVKAVSDVCVTSANAIRVVQKLTSKKIIFIPDQALGNWVKRHVPDKEFVIWQGFCPPHFEFTAREVMKLKELYPDAKVAVHPECHPKVIDIADFVGSTSQIINYSTTCDAQRVIVITEVGLKHTLMKKNPYKEYIFPESMNYCGTVYCCTMKGITLPKVYQTLKEEINEVSLPEDIIEKAKRPILRMLELS, translated from the coding sequence ATGGTGCAGCTGGAAATTCTCAAAGAGCAGGAGCTGAGCGGTGAGGATATAAAGGAACTTCAGGAAGAGGTGCGCAGGCTTGCAAAGGAAAAGAACGCAGTCCTTCTTGCCCACTACTACCAGAGGCCAGAGGTGCAGGATATTGCGGACTTTGTGGGAGATTCCCTGGAGCTCTCCCGAAAGGCAAGCCAGACAGATGCGGACATAATAGTCTTCTGTGGCGTGCGTTTTATGTGTGAGACAGCAAAAATCGTAAACCCCACAAAGAAGGTCCTTCATCCAAACCCTGAGTCTGGATGCCCCATGGCGGATATGATAAAAGCCGATGATGTGCTCAGGCTAAAAGAAAAGCATCCTGATGCTGAGGTGGTAGCCTACGTGAATACAAACGCGGATGTTAAGGCAGTCTCCGATGTGTGCGTGACCTCTGCCAACGCCATAAGGGTGGTGCAGAAGCTCACCTCAAAGAAGATAATCTTTATCCCAGACCAGGCACTGGGAAACTGGGTCAAAAGGCATGTGCCAGACAAGGAGTTTGTCATATGGCAGGGCTTTTGCCCACCCCACTTTGAGTTTACCGCAAGGGAAGTCATGAAACTTAAAGAACTCTACCCGGATGCAAAGGTGGCGGTGCACCCTGAGTGCCATCCAAAGGTCATAGACATTGCAGACTTTGTGGGCTCAACCTCTCAGATAATCAACTACTCCACCACGTGTGACGCCCAGAGGGTGATAGTGATAACCGAAGTGGGACTAAAGCATACCCTCATGAAGAAAAACCCTTACAAGGAATACATCTTTCCCGAGTCCATGAACTACTGCGGAACTGTCTACTGCTGCACCATGAAGGGTATAACCTTGCCAAAAGTCTACCAGACTCTCAAAGAGGAGATAAACGAGGTTAGCCTGCCGGAGGATATAATAGAGAAGGCAAAAAGACCCATACTGAGGATGCTGGAGCTTTCATGA
- the ispG gene encoding flavodoxin-dependent (E)-4-hydroxy-3-methylbut-2-enyl-diphosphate synthase, with the protein MITRRKTRQIQVGWVKVGGDAPIVVQSMTSTKTHDIEATLEQIRRLQQAGCELIRVAVPHEEDLEALPEIVKNSPMPVIADIHFAPSYAFRSMEKGVHGIRINPGNIGKEEIVREIVEEAKGKGVAVRIGVNSGSLEKDLLEKYGYPCAQALFESAMRWSEKFENWGFYNFKVSIKGSDVLENIKANELFAQHTDIPLHIGITEAGMGTKGIVKSSVGIGILLYKGIGDTVRVSLTDDPEVEVEVAYSILQSLGLRRKGIEIIACPTCGRIEVDLPKVVREVEEKLKHLNKPLKVAIMGCVVNAIGEAREADIGLACGRGFAWLFKEGKPIKKVSEEEMAQALMEEVMKYD; encoded by the coding sequence ATGATTACCCGCAGGAAAACCCGTCAGATACAGGTGGGATGGGTAAAGGTAGGTGGAGACGCCCCCATAGTGGTGCAGTCCATGACCTCCACCAAGACCCATGACATAGAAGCAACTCTTGAGCAGATAAGAAGGCTTCAACAGGCTGGCTGTGAGCTCATAAGGGTGGCGGTGCCCCACGAGGAAGACCTGGAGGCTCTGCCAGAAATTGTGAAAAACTCTCCCATGCCAGTAATCGCAGACATTCACTTTGCACCCTCTTATGCCTTCAGGTCTATGGAAAAGGGCGTGCACGGCATAAGGATAAACCCGGGCAACATAGGAAAGGAAGAGATAGTAAGAGAAATTGTGGAAGAGGCAAAAGGAAAAGGCGTTGCCGTTCGCATAGGTGTAAACTCAGGCTCATTGGAGAAAGACCTTCTGGAAAAGTATGGCTATCCCTGTGCTCAGGCACTATTTGAGAGTGCCATGCGCTGGTCTGAAAAGTTTGAAAATTGGGGCTTTTATAACTTCAAGGTCTCCATAAAGGGCTCTGATGTGCTTGAAAACATAAAGGCTAACGAGCTCTTTGCACAGCATACAGACATTCCTCTTCACATAGGTATTACAGAGGCAGGTATGGGCACAAAGGGCATAGTAAAGTCTTCTGTGGGTATAGGTATTCTACTCTACAAAGGCATAGGTGACACGGTGAGAGTTTCGCTCACCGACGACCCCGAAGTGGAAGTGGAGGTTGCTTATAGCATTTTGCAGTCTCTTGGTCTGAGGAGAAAGGGTATAGAGATAATTGCCTGCCCTACATGCGGACGCATAGAAGTGGACCTGCCAAAGGTGGTAAGAGAGGTGGAAGAGAAGTTAAAGCACTTGAACAAGCCTCTTAAAGTTGCTATTATGGGCTGTGTGGTGAACGCCATAGGGGAAGCCCGTGAAGCAGATATAGGACTTGCCTGCGGCAGAGGCTTTGCCTGGCTCTTCAAGGAAGGCAAGCCCATAAAAAAGGTAAGCGAGGAGGAGATGGCTCAGGCGCTGATGGAGGAGGTAATGAAGTATGACTGA